The Triplophysa dalaica isolate WHDGS20190420 chromosome 5, ASM1584641v1, whole genome shotgun sequence genome window below encodes:
- the sinup gene encoding siaz-interacting nuclear protein isoform X2, which yields MCARAHSSYRQKTTTSVFKRRKPLYYSPKRQYAVAVISPMQKNDSREPDDRTLEASPAHGIRFEETTFGRYRGENGHVHERRRRSTRFKPFSFDEFDAARRVHREMRLQEMRQMQDQWCTTFKAHPVRRYKPLVQPPTHFPSSEQSK from the exons atgtgcgcgcgcgcgcacagTTCATATC GTCAGAAAACCACCACAAGTGTTTTTAAACGAAGAAAGCCATTATACTACTCGCCTAAAAGACAATATGCTGTGGCGGTCATCTCCCCTATGCAGAAAAATGACAGTCGGGAACCTG ATGATAGAACTCTGGAAGCATCGCCTGCTCATGGCATCAGATTTGAAGAAACCACCTTTGGAAGGTACAGAGGAGAAAATGGACATGTGCATGAAAGGCGGAGGCGTTCTACAAGGTTTAAGCCTTTTTCTTTCGATGAATTTGATGCTGCTCGGAGAGTTCACCGTGAAATGAGACTCCAAGAGATGCGTCAGATGCAAGATCAATGG TGCACCACATTTAAAGCTCATCCTGTGAGAAGATACAAACCTCTTGTTCAGCCTCCAACACACTTCCCAAGCTCTGAACAATCAAAATAA
- the sinup gene encoding siaz-interacting nuclear protein isoform X1 gives MYIERHLWFAGQKTTTSVFKRRKPLYYSPKRQYAVAVISPMQKNDSREPDDRTLEASPAHGIRFEETTFGRYRGENGHVHERRRRSTRFKPFSFDEFDAARRVHREMRLQEMRQMQDQWCTTFKAHPVRRYKPLVQPPTHFPSSEQSK, from the exons ATGTATATTGAACGTCACCTATGGTTTGCAGGTCAGAAAACCACCACAAGTGTTTTTAAACGAAGAAAGCCATTATACTACTCGCCTAAAAGACAATATGCTGTGGCGGTCATCTCCCCTATGCAGAAAAATGACAGTCGGGAACCTG ATGATAGAACTCTGGAAGCATCGCCTGCTCATGGCATCAGATTTGAAGAAACCACCTTTGGAAGGTACAGAGGAGAAAATGGACATGTGCATGAAAGGCGGAGGCGTTCTACAAGGTTTAAGCCTTTTTCTTTCGATGAATTTGATGCTGCTCGGAGAGTTCACCGTGAAATGAGACTCCAAGAGATGCGTCAGATGCAAGATCAATGG TGCACCACATTTAAAGCTCATCCTGTGAGAAGATACAAACCTCTTGTTCAGCCTCCAACACACTTCCCAAGCTCTGAACAATCAAAATAA
- the fgl2a gene encoding fibrinogen-like 2a, with the protein MKLVYVCCSLLIAIRQGLEGASSGPSGVLDRASGTSSCSPVRLKPAGQCEDEDECPYQLTIPPLTIQLPKQFRLLEKTMKELQSLKETVNRMKISCQECSSKKMNVQKDSGDPPAGNAESRGDIATRVYNNGNVSNNDIVQDMQVKMNRMSNSLKNARVQINSLQGRLEEINLLNLDNVEEIVDRKVENITGMVNKISRTCTSQCPDKDPNGPQNLKNFPLRDCSDITMHRQRTNGVYNVTPDPRNGSFPVYCDMESFGGGWTVIQQRINGSVSFNRTWIDYKKGFGDLNADLWLGNDKIHLLTKSKDMILRIELEDFDGTRGYAKYDQFYVSNEFLHYRLSVSGYSGTAGNALQFSKQINHDQKFFSTPDRDNDMYPSGNCGAYYGSGWWFDACMSANPNGKYYKTKYKGKRDGIFWGTWHNLTSEYYPTNYRQAFKRVKMMIRPKNYAP; encoded by the exons ATGAAACTAGTGTACGTGTGCTGTTCACTGCTGATAGCTATCAGACAGGGTCTAGAGGGTGCTAGCAGTGGCCCTTCTGGGGTTCTGGACCGGGCGTCTGGCACTTCCAGCTGCTCCCCGGTGAGACTGAAGCCAGCTGGGCAATGTGAAGATGAGGATGAGTGCCCTTACCAGCTCACCATACCACCTCTGACCATCCAGCTTCCCAAACAATTCAGACTACTAGAAAAAACCATGAAGGAGCTGCAAAGTTTAAAGGAGACCGTAAACAGGATGAAAATCTCCTGCCAGGAATGCAGCTCGAAGAAGATGAATGTCCAGAAAGACAGTGGAGACCCTCCGGCTGGCAACGCTGAGAGCAGAGGGGACATCGCCACGAGAGTCTACAATAATGGGAATGTAAGCAATAATGATATTGTGCAGGACATGCAGGTGAAAATGAACCGCATGTCTAACAGCCTGAAGAACGCACGTGTGCAGATAAACTCTCTTCAGGGTCGTCTGGAGGAGATTAACCTCCTAAACTTGGACAATGTTGAAGAAATAGTGGACAGGAAGGTTGAAAACATCACGGGGATGGTCAACAAAATCAGCAGAACTTGCACTTCACAATGCCCTGATAAAGATCCCAATGGACCCCAAA ACTTGAAAAACTTCCCTCTCAGAGATTGCTCTGACATCACCATGCATCGACAAAGAACAAACGGTGTGTACAATGTGACCCCTGACCCCAGGAACGGGAGCTTTCCTGTGTACTGTGACATGGAGTCATTTGGAGGCGGTTGGACTGTTATACAGCAGCGCATCAATGGCAGCGTGAGCTTCAACCGCACCTGGATCGATTACAAAAAAGGCTTTGGTGACCTAAATGCAGATTTGTGGCTGGGCAATGACAAAATCCACCTGCTCACCAAATCCAAAGACATGATCCTGCGTATTGAGCTTGAGGATTTTGATGGCACACGTGGGTATGCCAAGTACGATCAATTCTACGTGTCAAATGAGTTCCTCCATTATCGGCTGTCAGTGAGCGGTTACTCTGGGACTGCTGGGAACGCTCTGCAGTTTAGCAAACAGATTAACCACGACCAGAAGTTCTTCTCAACACCCGACAGAGACAATGACATGTACCCTTCAGGGAATTGTGGGGCATATTACGGATCGGGTTGGTGGTTTGATGCCTGCATGTCAGCAAATCCCAATGGCAAATACTACAAAACCAAGTATAAAGGGAAAAGGGATGGAATCTTCTGGGGCACGTGGCATAACCTGACCAGCGAGTACTATCCAACAAACTACAGACAAGCCTTTAAAAGAGTCAAAATGATGATAAGGCCGAAGAATTATGCACCCTAA